A region of Anguilla rostrata isolate EN2019 chromosome 10, ASM1855537v3, whole genome shotgun sequence DNA encodes the following proteins:
- the edf1 gene encoding endothelial differentiation-related factor 1 homolog: MAESDWDTVTVLRKKGPSAAQAKSKQAIVSAQRRGEDVETSKKWAAGQNKQHLVTKNTAKLDRETEELQHQRVSLEVGKVIQQGRQNKGLTQKDLATKINEKPQVIADYECGKAIPNNQVMGKIERAIGLKLRGKDIGEPLEAGPKKK; the protein is encoded by the exons atggctgAAAGCGACTGGGATACTGTGACTGTCCTAAGAAAGAAGGGACCGAGTGCCGCGCAGGCGAAATCCAAACAG GCCATAGTGTCAGCGCAGAGACGTGGAGAAGATGTCGAAACTTCAAAGAAGT gggCCGCAGGCCAGAACAAGCAGCACCTGGTGACGAAGAACACTGCAAAGCTGGACCGCGAGACAGAGGAGCTGCAACACCAGCGTGTGAGCCTGGAGGTGGGAAAGGTCATCCAACAGGGTCGCCAGAACAAAGGCCTGACGCAGAAGGACCTGGCAACC AAAATCAACGAGAAGCCCCAGGTAATCGCAGACTATGAATGTGGGAAAGCCATTCCCAACAACCAAGTGATGGGCAAGATCGAGAGAGCTATCG GGCTGAAGCTGCGAGGGAAGGATATTGGTGAACCCCTCGAAGCGGGACCcaagaagaaatga